In Candidatus Accumulibacter cognatus, the genomic window CGCGGGCGGAGAAGGTCAGCACGGCCAGGGGATCTGTCAGGGAACCGTTTTTGCACCCTGGCGCTTCGGTTCAGTTCACTCCGGACAACTACAAACTACGACAACTTGCCATGGCAGTATTTGTACTTCTTTCCCGAGCCGCAGGGGCAAGGTTCATTGCGGCCTACCTTGGCACCGGTATGCATCGGTTTCTGCACGTGCGTTGCCGCCGTGTCGCTGCCTCCCTCCTGCCCCAAGGCTTCATCATAGTCCGCATGGTGGTAGCGGACGTTCTGCACATCCGCATGCGGGAGGGTTTCCTCGACATCCTGAGTGCGCACCTGCACGGTGACCAGGAGACGCGTCACGTCGACGCGAATGTTGTCGAGCATGCGCTCGAACAGCTCGAAAGCTTCGCGTTTGTACTCCTGTTTCGGGTTCTTCTGTGCGTAGCCACGCAGATGGATGCCCTGGCGCAGGTGGTCCAGCGCCGCCAGATGTTCTCGCCAGTGCGTATCGAGGCTCTGCAGCATGACGTTACGCTCGAACGGATGGAAGGCATCGGCGCCCACGAGTTCGATCTTGGCCGCATAGGAAGCGGCAGCCGTATCGATCAGCCGCCGCAGCATGTCATCGCTGCTCAGGTTCGGTTCATTCCTTGACCACTCGGCCATCGGCATCTGCAACTGGAGTTCGGCGGCCAGTGCTCTTTCGAGCCCGTGCAGATCCCATTGTTCCTCGACACTGTCAGCCGGGACGTAAAGCCTGAAGGTATCATGCAACACGCCTTCACGCATCGCCGTCACGGTTTCGGAGATATCGTCAGTTTCCAGCAACTCGTTCCTTTGCGCGTAGATGACTTTGCGCTGATCATTGGCGACATCGTCGTATTCGAGAAGTTGCTTGCGGATATCGAAGTTGCGCGCCTCGACCTTGCGCTGCGCTGATTCCAGTGAGCGCGAGACAAGCGGATGCTCGATCGCCTCGCCATCAGGCATTTTCAGTCGCTCCATGATCGCCTTGAGGCGATCGCCGGCAAAAATGCGCAGCAGCGAGTCATCGAGGGCGAGATAGAAGCGTGAGGAACCGGGATCGCCCTGGCGACCCGAACGGCCGCGCAACTGATTGTCGATCCGCCGCGACTCATGACGTTCCGAGCCGATGATGTGCAGGCCGCCGGCGGCGACGACCTGATCGTGCAGCTTTTGCCAATCCGCACGGATCACGCTGATGCGCGCCTCGCGGTCCGCATCGGTAAGCGCCTCGTCGTCGCGGAGTTGCGTGATCAGTTTCTCGATACTGCCGCCGAGGACGATGTCGGTTCCACGACCGGCCATGTTGGTGGCAATGGTGATCATCCCCGGCCGTCCGGCCTCGCGGACGATTTCGGCTTCGCGCGCATGCTGCTTGGCGTTGAGAACCTGATGCGGCAGTTTTTCGTGGTCCAGCAGGGCCGAGAGCAACTCGGAATTCTCGATCGAGGTGGTGCCGACCAGCACCGGCTGGCCGCGTTCGCGGCAGCCACGAATATCGGCAACGATCGCCGCGTGTTTCTCCTTGGCGGTACGGAAGACCTGGTCGTTGTGGTCGGTCCGGCGCATGGGCTGGTTGGTCGGGATGACCACAGTTTCCAGACCATAGATTTGCTGAAACTCGTAGGCTTCGGTATCCGCAGTGCCGGTCATTCCGGACAGCTTGCTGTACATTCGGAAGTAGTTCTGGAAGGTGATCGATGCCAGGGTCTGATTCTCGTTCTGAATCCGGACACCTTCCTTGGCCTCGACCGCTTGGTGCAGACCATCGGACCAGCGACGACCGGACATCAGGCGACCGGTGAACTCGTCTACTATGATCACCTCACCATTCTGCACTACA contains:
- the secA gene encoding preprotein translocase subunit SecA; amino-acid sequence: MISGLLKKIFGSRNDRLIKQYMQVVRKINALEAGTSTLSDDALRGKTADFKSRVANGETLDALLPEAFAVVREAGKRTLGMRHFDVQLIGGMVLHDGKIAEMRTGEGKTLVATLASYLNALSGNGVHVVTVNDYLANRDAEWMGRLHRFLGLSVGVNLSQMAHGDKQAAYAADITYGTNNEFGFDYLRDNMVYSGTERVQRKLNFAIVDEVDSILIDEARTPLIISGQAEDHTELYVRMNKVAPLLKRCEVEDGPGDYWVDEKGHQILMTEEGHEHAEEILAQAGLLPDGGSLYDASNILMIHHLYAALRAHNLFLRDQQYVVQNGEVIIVDEFTGRLMSGRRWSDGLHQAVEAKEGVRIQNENQTLASITFQNYFRMYSKLSGMTGTADTEAYEFQQIYGLETVVIPTNQPMRRTDHNDQVFRTAKEKHAAIVADIRGCRERGQPVLVGTTSIENSELLSALLDHEKLPHQVLNAKQHAREAEIVREAGRPGMITIATNMAGRGTDIVLGGSIEKLITQLRDDEALTDADREARISVIRADWQKLHDQVVAAGGLHIIGSERHESRRIDNQLRGRSGRQGDPGSSRFYLALDDSLLRIFAGDRLKAIMERLKMPDGEAIEHPLVSRSLESAQRKVEARNFDIRKQLLEYDDVANDQRKVIYAQRNELLETDDISETVTAMREGVLHDTFRLYVPADSVEEQWDLHGLERALAAELQLQMPMAEWSRNEPNLSSDDMLRRLIDTAAASYAAKIELVGADAFHPFERNVMLQSLDTHWREHLAALDHLRQGIHLRGYAQKNPKQEYKREAFELFERMLDNIRVDVTRLLVTVQVRTQDVEETLPHADVQNVRYHHADYDEALGQEGGSDTAATHVQKPMHTGAKVGRNEPCPCGSGKKYKYCHGKLS